In Nothobranchius furzeri strain GRZ-AD chromosome 18, NfurGRZ-RIMD1, whole genome shotgun sequence, a single genomic region encodes these proteins:
- the cenpo gene encoding centromere protein O yields the protein MEGASSNGVLSKLSLLEVEARSRGSHPQPQQSRVKELKAKVEALKTKRDQLKAELQTHKLLQRLRLSEVNHSEEEDMDEDSESSRVLRLMARHSELTDLLRAHRLIGGYEVVKTHQGKGVCMSIATGYEGVYLDTYNLEMDTNPKVRISRHNIPPFIPLDTLAEQSDLQTGIRTFLDTLSQHLNAYVGRRQQLKLMKEQHKSVEVMESNILCSMLVLMFTMPEQVAVLCLLDYKDLSRCLPTQVKLDCEDEKLTDSPQWKKSCSLLLELPVHRALTAMKKMGTVV from the exons ATGGAGGGAGCGTCCTCGAACG GTGTTTTAAGTAAGCTGAGTCTGCTGGAAGTTGAAGCAAGGAGCCGCGGAAGTCATCCTCAGCCGCAGCAGAGTCGTGTGAAGGAGCTGAAGGCTAAAGTTGAAGCACTGAAAACTAAAAGAGATCAGCTAAAGGCAGAGCTACAAACACATAAG ctcctccagagaCTGAGGCTATCTGAGGTCAACCACAGTGAGGAAGAGGACATGGATGAAGACTCGGAGAGCTCACGTGTGCTGCGGCTGATGGCCAGACATTCTGAGCTGACGGATCTTCTTCGCGCTCACCGCCTCATCG GTGGATATGAGGTTGTAAAGACTCATCAAGGTAAAGGAGTGTGCATGTCTATAGCGACCGGGTACGAGGGCGTCTATTTAGACACGTATAACCTGGAGATGGACACAAATCCAAAGGTGAGGATCAGTCGACACAACATCCCCCCCTTCATCCCGCTGGACACACTCGCTGAGCAGAGCGACCTGCAGACGGGCATCAGGACGTTTCTGGACACTCTCAGCCAACATCTCAACGCGTACGTAGGTCGCAGGCAGCAGCTGAAGCTTATGAAG GAGCAGCATAAGTCTGTGGAAGTGATGGAGAGCAACATTTTGTGTTCGATGCTGGTGCTGATGTTCACCATGCCAGAACAGGTGGCTGTCCTCTGCTTGTTGGACTACAAGGACCTCAGCAGATGTCTTCCGACTCAAGTCAAGTTGGACTGTGAAG ATGAGAAACTTACAGACTCCCCGCAGTGGAAGAAAAGCTGCAGCCTCCTGCTGGAGCTTCCTGTCCACAGAGCGTTGACGGCCATGAAGAAAATGGGGACTGTTGTTTAA
- the tp53i3 gene encoding quinone oxidoreductase PIG3 isoform X1, which produces MHPILQTGRFLLRNTCEAIWLKRCSSSGEMMQAVCVDVPGGPENLLLRAVPRPPPKDGEVLIKVNAAALNRADLLQRRGLYPPPPGESDIIGLEVAGTVDSLGPGLKRNWKLADRVMALLSGGGYAEYVSVPEELLMPIPSNLTFSQAAAVPEAWLTAFQLLVFIAKVKEGEVVLVHAAASGVGTAAIQLVRLLGAVPIVTAGNQEKLQMAEKLGASAGFNYKEEDFVQGVHDFTGGKGANVILDCIGGCNWEKNVNVLAVDGRWVLYGTMGGRSVNGDLLGKLLSKRGHLLGSLLRSRSLQYKSDLVAAFSQKVLPYFSGQPALLRPVIDSTYKLQDIQDAHRHMEANRNMGKIVINVIPPSEEAR; this is translated from the exons ATGCATCCAATCCTTCAAACTGGAAGATTTTTACTCAGAAACACCTGTGAGGCA ATTTGGCTTAAGCGTTGCTCTAGTTCTGGGGAAATGATGCAGGCGGTTTGCGTTGATGTACCTGGAGGACCAGAGAACCTGCTCCTGCGGGCTGTCCCCAGACCTCCACCTAAAGATGGAGAAGTCCTGATTAAAGTTAACGCTGCTGCTCTCAACAGGGCAGATTTACTGCAG AGAAGAGGGCTGTACCCTCCGCCTCCAGGTGAAAGTGACATCATCGGCCTTGAGGTAGCTGGTACTGTGGACAGTCTGGGACCAGGACTGAAAAGGAACTGGAAGCTAGCTGACAGGGTGATGGCcttgctcagtggagggggatatGCTGAATATGTGTCTGTACCTGAGGAGCTCCTAATGCCCATTCCCTCTAATCTCACGTTCAGCCAAGCTGCCGCCGTCCCAGAGGCCTGGCTTACAGCTTTCCAGCTGCTGGTTTTCATAG CCAAGGTGAAAGAGGGTGAAGTGGTGCTGGTGCACGCTGCAGCCAGCGGGGTCGGAACGGCCGCCATTCAGCTGGTCCGTTTGCTCGGCGCTGTGCCCATCGTTACCGCGGGCAACCAGGAAAAGCTGCAGATGGCTGAGAAACTAGGTGCATCGGCTGGATTCAACTATAAGGAGGAGGACTTTGTGCAGGGAGTTCATGACTTCACTGGAG GAAAAGGAGCAAATGTGATCCTTGACTGTATCGGTGGGTGTAACTGGGAGAAGAACGTCAACGTCTTGGCTGTGGACGGCAGATGGGTCCTGTACGGTACCATGGGGGGCAGGTCTGTAAACGGAGATCTGCTGGGCAAGCTGCTCTCCAAGCGAGGCCACTTGCTGGGCAGCCTCCTCCGCTCTCGCAGCCTTCAG TACAAATCAGACCTGGTGGCAGCTTTTTCACAGAAGGTGTTGCCGTATTTCTCAGGGCAGCCTGCCCTCTTGAGGCCAGTGATTGACAGCACTTATAAGCTGCAGGACATTCAAGATGCTCACAGACACATGGAGGCCAACAGAAACATGGGAAAGATTGTTATTAATGTGATTCCACCGAGCGAAGAGGCTCGCTGA
- the tp53i3 gene encoding quinone oxidoreductase PIG3 isoform X2, whose protein sequence is MMQAVCVDVPGGPENLLLRAVPRPPPKDGEVLIKVNAAALNRADLLQRRGLYPPPPGESDIIGLEVAGTVDSLGPGLKRNWKLADRVMALLSGGGYAEYVSVPEELLMPIPSNLTFSQAAAVPEAWLTAFQLLVFIAKVKEGEVVLVHAAASGVGTAAIQLVRLLGAVPIVTAGNQEKLQMAEKLGASAGFNYKEEDFVQGVHDFTGGKGANVILDCIGGCNWEKNVNVLAVDGRWVLYGTMGGRSVNGDLLGKLLSKRGHLLGSLLRSRSLQYKSDLVAAFSQKVLPYFSGQPALLRPVIDSTYKLQDIQDAHRHMEANRNMGKIVINVIPPSEEAR, encoded by the exons ATGATGCAGGCGGTTTGCGTTGATGTACCTGGAGGACCAGAGAACCTGCTCCTGCGGGCTGTCCCCAGACCTCCACCTAAAGATGGAGAAGTCCTGATTAAAGTTAACGCTGCTGCTCTCAACAGGGCAGATTTACTGCAG AGAAGAGGGCTGTACCCTCCGCCTCCAGGTGAAAGTGACATCATCGGCCTTGAGGTAGCTGGTACTGTGGACAGTCTGGGACCAGGACTGAAAAGGAACTGGAAGCTAGCTGACAGGGTGATGGCcttgctcagtggagggggatatGCTGAATATGTGTCTGTACCTGAGGAGCTCCTAATGCCCATTCCCTCTAATCTCACGTTCAGCCAAGCTGCCGCCGTCCCAGAGGCCTGGCTTACAGCTTTCCAGCTGCTGGTTTTCATAG CCAAGGTGAAAGAGGGTGAAGTGGTGCTGGTGCACGCTGCAGCCAGCGGGGTCGGAACGGCCGCCATTCAGCTGGTCCGTTTGCTCGGCGCTGTGCCCATCGTTACCGCGGGCAACCAGGAAAAGCTGCAGATGGCTGAGAAACTAGGTGCATCGGCTGGATTCAACTATAAGGAGGAGGACTTTGTGCAGGGAGTTCATGACTTCACTGGAG GAAAAGGAGCAAATGTGATCCTTGACTGTATCGGTGGGTGTAACTGGGAGAAGAACGTCAACGTCTTGGCTGTGGACGGCAGATGGGTCCTGTACGGTACCATGGGGGGCAGGTCTGTAAACGGAGATCTGCTGGGCAAGCTGCTCTCCAAGCGAGGCCACTTGCTGGGCAGCCTCCTCCGCTCTCGCAGCCTTCAG TACAAATCAGACCTGGTGGCAGCTTTTTCACAGAAGGTGTTGCCGTATTTCTCAGGGCAGCCTGCCCTCTTGAGGCCAGTGATTGACAGCACTTATAAGCTGCAGGACATTCAAGATGCTCACAGACACATGGAGGCCAACAGAAACATGGGAAAGATTGTTATTAATGTGATTCCACCGAGCGAAGAGGCTCGCTGA